The genomic DNA TTGTTATTGTCCACTTGAGCCTTACGTGGTGTTTGTGTCCGATTTGTCAGACtttctgatttagtgctcagttcagataaaataattatagtggatgattttaacatccatgtagatgctgaaaatgacagcctcaacacttcatttaatctattattggactcaattggcttctctcagaATGTAACTgaaccactttaatcacactctgcaTCTTGTTGAATGCAGTcaactgagttctgttttcttacccttCTCAGTTgaagtgcataatcctagctatgTTTTGGTCACCCATGagatatcaaaaacaaaaaatttcaaCTGTACCCCATAGCAGCCGCCCGTCCTGTTTCTGCTACAGTTTGGAGTGGGATCCGTCCTGAAGAGTTCCCCTATCTCTGTAGGCTGTCAGTCCTCTATTTACCTCAGCTGTTCATGGCAGGTGAGAAGTGTCCTATTTACTCTGTAGGAggttgtaaaactttgtgaCGGGAGTCTGATACAACTAGGTACgagtcagagaagctcacttctgactgatcacagtgatactgaggtgagttgttccGTTGTTCCGTTGCTTCCGTTCAGTAGAGAACCCCCTCTCATGCAAGCACACTTatataaagacatgaaagaaCATGAAAAGGAGAACTTTGTCCCGGAACGAGCAGGAGGTACAGACCCGGACCCCTGGCACAGACTGAGCTGACTGTCACAGTCCTTTCAGAGACGCAAAGACTAACCAGGTAGCTCATACAGTGGTGAAAGTAATGGTTCAGTCATGATTGATGTCAGCTATTTAGCACTAGTTAAAgtgttaaattaattaaatctcCCCTCCactaaactttacacttggtacaATGCAGTCCAACAAGTATCACTCGTCCATCGGATCGCCAGAGGAGAAGCATGATTCCTTTCAGCAGACAACGGCGGcgtactttacaccactgcatctgatgctttgcattgcacttggcaatgcaaggcttggatgcagctgctcggccgtggaaacccattccatgaagctctcttaAAGTTAAAAGTATCAGTATTGGTATTGGTATCTGCAATGCTCAGGGACAGAATTTACTTGGTATCTCCAATACTGGCTTATCTTCAGTGGCTCCCTGATAAATACAGTTGAACTTAAACTCCTTTTTCTGACAtaaaaggtcttgaataatcagtccctatcttatcttaaagacctcatagtaccgtatcaccccaataggctgattaagagtagaatgggaggcagagccttcagctttcaggcccctcttctgtggaaccagctctcagtttggattcaggagacagacaccctctctatttttaagactaTAGTAtattatagttagggctggatcaggtgactgaacCCTCCTTAGTTACGCTGCAGTAGGGCTGGGCTTctggggcttcccatgatgtacTGTTTCTTCTCACCTCTTATCACTTTATATGTGTGTACACccctctgtatttaatcattaattattattaatctctgtttctcttccacgacatgtcttttgtcttgtctctctcccctcagcaccaaccggtcgcagcagatgactgcccctccctgagcctgcttctgctggaagtttcttcctgttaaaagggagttttcccttcccactgtcaataagtgcttgctcatataAAGCCCCTGATGCGattgtgattttgtgctatataaataaaattgatttgaatggaattgaaattgaattaaagAACAACTTGGAGGCTAATTTTTCTCTAAATTCATGTGCAACATGTCTCGCAAACGAGCTAATTtgtgattttaaacatttggtTAGACATAAAAGCTCAAATTCAGATGGGAAATTGTGCATTTTTGGCAGCACTCTTCTTTTACAATATTAAATGTTGTCTTTGTTAGTTTTTAGATCTTTCATCAGGAAAATCTGGTATTGCTTCATTTTCCTATGCATTTAGTCACTGAGGTTGCCAATATGCAAGTTGCTCTTTCAGGCTTCAAAACACAGAGTCTAAAATCAATGGGTGGCCATGCACCTTTTaacaaaacagaattaaactgatttcatttcaagtgaaaCTACTGTGTGCTTCTGTTAGGTGAATGCTTTGCAGTGCCTCgttttgcacacacacatgattGTTCATTAGTGTCCCATTTATTTGATTACacactttaagaaaaaaaaaacttttaaacacGCAGCCAAATTTCCATATTTGAAGCCCTTGAAGAACCCCTAAGTGTTTTTTAAGGGGCAATCAATGGGATTTTAGggacagtgaaaacaaaaaaaatgtgtattcacaTCAGTTCATTTAGAAATCCATTCacctcagtgaaaaaaaaaaaaaacctgatttaATCACAAATTGCTATGGTCTGCTTTCCACTCACCtgttctcacacacacctgcatgGAAAAGAACAGCGGGTTGTTTCCAGAGCCGTGCCGAGATTTCAGCTTGTGCCCATCAGTGCCGTGTAGAGAGCTGAGATCTGCTTCAATTGGAGCGCAGCTGCTGCACAACTAATGAAACGCTTTCACTTCTACAGCAGTTGCCCTCAGAGAGCAAAGAAGCTCCCTTACATGCTCACAGGCATATTAACTACCAGGTTATGTGTATAAAACTGAAGAATATAAACTTTCATATTGTCTTTGCTAATAAATGCAATATGGAATCTTATAAAAGCCTTTATTTAATCTCAAGTAAtggaaaagaagaaagcaatcaaaaatgtaatatttgttCTCAATATACACTTCTACTCTCGTATAGTACATCTGCTCTCCTTCATGTTCAAGTAATAGAAAATAGAATGGTTGCAGCCTGCTCACAGGACTGCCAGAGACAAATAACTGCACATTACACATCAACAAAAGTTACATTCACTTGGGAATGCACGCAGCCAATATCTTCTCTCTGTTCGGTTGCTTTATCAAGGAATTTTTCCTCGTCGTACAATAAGATCTTTTTATATGTTGTAAGAAAATATGTCTAATTCTGTAAAGCGTATTACACACTCCAATTATTAATACCCCTAATCTGCTTTACTAGAGCGACAGCAATATGATCTAAATGAATCATCACACTGTAAACTCACCGAGGTCCTCATGATGACACGGCTGCTGTGGCGCCAGACAGTACATCCAACATTAACACCTTATTAAGAAAAATTACAACAGCTGAAAATACATGAGGAACATTCATAATTAGAGCTTGCGATGAACCCAAGAAGAGAGCGTCGGGGTTCAAACAAGCATGTCGGCATTTATTTCATCTGCACTTGGTCGTTTTGGGACAGTTTGTGTAACCTGTAAATCGGGAGTTTAACGCAAGCTTCTCAGCTTCTTAGTTTGTaatgttttgtaaaaaaaatcacGCTGGCAAAGACAGCCAACCACCTGATTGTTTTGCACATTTCTGCAAATCATTTTTCCAAGTTTGTGCCTAATTTATGAGCACTCAAACAGCTTGAAACAACAGCAGGCAAGAAAATACAGAGGGCTTTGCTTGGGCCTTGTACTGTAGCGCTTCATGGTTAAGGAACTGGCAGCTTCGTTGTTGCTATTAAGTATTTGCCAATACCAGTAACAGAGAAGCAAGTGGTAAAAAGGGATTCAACTCCACACTGACCCTCTCTCTGGCGCCAACAGTCCTGCTAACATTTAAGGTGTTTCTTGCTGGTCATGTCGTTCCAGATGCGGTGCATCTCCTCAGGGGAGATCTGGTGGACGGTGACTATGCGGCGGTAGCGACACAGACTGTAGGCCATCTTCCAGTGGTTGAAGCCACTGTTCTGGAAAGGGTGAATGCCTAGCTTCCGGAGGCACACGCCAACGTACACGTCCTCCAAATGCAGCAGCCTGGTGTGTAAGGAGGTTTTGTATATGAGGTCAGCCACGTCCGCTGAAAAAACGTAGCCCGTGCCAGAGCAGAACGGAGGGTATTTGCTCTCCGGGTACAGATCCCGGGGCATGTACCACTTGCTGCGCATGTCTCTGATTGGCCCACCATTAATGACATAGCCAGTGAAGTACCTCCTCCTGGGCTTTGTGGTGGGCTTCAGGAGGCTGTAGATGAGGTTCTCCATGTTGACAAAGATATCACTGTCTGTCTTGAGGACATATTGAGCTTTAGAGCAGAAGGTGGCCACCCAGCGCATGCCCATCAGAGTCTTAAGTGTCAGGTTGTGGTACGAGTCAATAAAGTCCTCAACCACAATGTCATGAAAGATCTGACTCTCCTGCTCCACCATCTGGTTGAGGACGGCATCAATGCTGCGACCTAACAGGAAAAGTGTGACCACGCGCACATCCTGAAACGTGCTCTCATCACCCCATGTCTCTCTGATGGCCTGACGGGCATCGAATTCCTTGTGAGTGGTGCTGATCAGAATGACAAGGAATGGAGGTTCTGCCTCACACTTCTTGTCCTCGTTGATGAGGTAGCCGAAGTCGTGTGGGTTGAGCGAGCGTGTGCGGATGTTGCCGAAGGTGGCGTTCTTGTTCGACTTGAGCGTCTTGCGTACTGGGATGTTGACCTGGCCGACGTAGGAAGTAGAAGGGCGGGAAACACTCAGGTACCACAGAGCGCTGGCCCAGCAAACCACTGTCAGCAAGTATAAGCAGGAAACCTTAGAAGGCATCGCTGTTCACTTGGCTGGCATTACCAGTGGCAGCAGTGTTGGAAATATGCATACTCCATGGGTTGGCTGGCGGCTGCCTCCGCaacacagctcacattgattGCAAGACTTCTCTGCAGTCTAGTGTTGGTATTGTGGATGAAAAGGAGAATGGCAGAGATTTCTTATCATGTCCACACCCTTACTGTGTCCCATCACAGCTCTCAGGACAGCTTTCAACTCTTTGTGTCAGCATCTAGAAACAGATGAGAACAACAGACATAAATCAGAACCACAtaatgaaacagcagcagtaagATAAGCATGTTGACTAGAGGTGAGCCATCTAGCATCCTGTTTCCTACATTTTTGAAAAGGCAAGATGTGTGACTTATTAAACAGCACTCTTTTATTCCCTGTTCATTACAGCCTATAACATCAGCTTAGCGGCTGTGCAAGCCGCACCGTGCCACAGCATATCATTCCATCGCCGCCTCTGACAAGAGTGCTGTGGTCTGAAGAAAGTGAATATCCCATAAAGCAGTCTTCATTAATGGGGCCTGCTCGTCCTTCATTCTGACCAGTTGCTGTTTGCAAACAGCATTTTTCTCTTATCCTTCCTGAACTACACACAGGCTGACGAATCAGTCGGagtggagaaggaggaggagacagggTGATATTAAGGCAGAGAAGGTGTAATGAGCTCATGGGAAAAGAATAACCTCATTCCTATGCTTGTACAGTATTCATCCATTTGCTCACACCATTCCCTCCTTAGCCACCTTTTACACACCTTAATGTCACCCTGAACTCGGTGGATGGGTGGATTTTGCATATTTTCTTCTGTAATGAGCTTCGTTAGCTGGATGCTGTGGAACTCTTTTTAGAATCCCCACTCTAATTGGGCCCGCTGACATGGGCTATAAGGATGAATTTAAACTCTAAACATGGAAGATTTATTATATTCAAATGGGTTGGTATGCCAGCTTGCATTCAAAGGGAGTAGCAGAAAACCTATTCATGAAAGCCAGACTCAAACCTAATCTTTCTTTACAAACAGACTTATTTGATCTCTTATGATGTCGAAGCAGCCCTCTTCTGTTCTCATTCTGgggaaatacatttttggaTCATGCATAACTGATGATGAACCAGAAAAAGTGCTATAGATCCTATTAGAGATACTGAAATGTACGATGATGCTTCTTGTGCTCTGTTTTAAGATTGAAGTGCTGCGATAAGGGCGGCTCATTCTTTAATCAGGCCAAGATTTTGGCATGTCTTGTGGGGTGGAATGATTCTTTTCATCAGGACTTCTCTGGTattcctcctcacctcctccacccacccacccactatCTCTTCCCCCTCTTTCTTAGGCAGAGCCATCAATCTCACGGTCCAGTAGAATCCATCTCATCATGACTGCTTTTCCACACCTCCTCACTCTCCATCCACTCAATCACTCTTTCCTCTACTTCAGTGGGCGCTTGATTCATCTTTATATATCTCCCTGACGCCCTCCCTcccctttttattatttttttgtctggtTTCACATTTCCCACAACCATCTTGTTCCTTTCCTCACATCAACCATGAACTACCTTTgccttctgtgtgtgtcattacTTTTGGTGGGGTGCAGTATTTCTCACCTCAGAGATCAACCTTATTGAGAGCTTCTACTGCAATCGGTCCACCTAAAGCCGCTCGAGCGCTGCTGCCTCCTTCCTCCCACTCAGACAAAGTCACTAAATCATCATATTCATCCCCTTTCCTCAACCTCACTCACCCCTCTTCCTTCTCCTCATTTTTCCACATCGGCTTCTTTTCACCTCGAGGAGGCTCTGCTGTTTTCATAATCCTCCAAAACTATTTTATGCTCACAATAACTGATATCTCTCTTTGGTGATGCATTTCACGAACTTTTGAAACCCAACTTCCTCTCACAGTAAACTGAAAGATGGCTGTATCATTTGATGATGCTGTGTGACTCTGAATTACATTAGTGCCTGAATACACACTTTCCTGAATTATCTTACCCTTCAAAGGGAATATCAGGGCTTGGGATCACAGGTTTTAATTGTAGTGGTAACACTCACTCAGTGGAAGATAGTCAGTAACACCAGTGTTAATTTGTGGTTACCCAGAGCTAATTTTGCATGGCAAACACGGACCACACAATTCACTGTTACAACCAACTTGTTGCCAGATGAAGAATGTAGGATAATGATGGCGGCTGTCTGCTAAATGCATGTCCACATAATTATATTCAGATATCTAGATTGCTTTGTTTCCTACTTCTATTCATCCTACTTCCATGTGTGTTTAATTAAATACAC from Archocentrus centrarchus isolate MPI-CPG fArcCen1 chromosome 2, fArcCen1, whole genome shotgun sequence includes the following:
- the LOC115795226 gene encoding beta-1,3-galactosyltransferase 1-like; the encoded protein is MPSKVSCLYLLTVVCWASALWYLSVSRPSTSYVGQVNIPVRKTLKSNKNATFGNIRTRSLNPHDFGYLINEDKKCEAEPPFLVILISTTHKEFDARQAIRETWGDESTFQDVRVVTLFLLGRSIDAVLNQMVEQESQIFHDIVVEDFIDSYHNLTLKTLMGMRWVATFCSKAQYVLKTDSDIFVNMENLIYSLLKPTTKPRRRYFTGYVINGGPIRDMRSKWYMPRDLYPESKYPPFCSGTGYVFSADVADLIYKTSLHTRLLHLEDVYVGVCLRKLGIHPFQNSGFNHWKMAYSLCRYRRIVTVHQISPEEMHRIWNDMTSKKHLKC